In Fragaria vesca subsp. vesca linkage group LG5, FraVesHawaii_1.0, whole genome shotgun sequence, the genomic stretch CTAAAACAAGATTACAAACAAGACTCTACATTACTAAATGACTACAAGCATATAGTCACATTTGTAAATGTGGGTATCACATACGGATATGTATCGTATAAAGTCCTTTTATCTTATTGATGTGTGTTAAGCCCATACATTAGGTGAGCCCCAAGAGGCAACAACTCCAACTCCAAAGATGATAAATAAGCTACATATTGCAGCAATTCTTATATAGTAGGGATTGCAATGGACTCCAAATTCTTTGAATGACCTTAATTTTTATTTATTTTTTATGCTAAAAGACTGAAATTATAAAGAAAAACCCATGGAACAGCCTGCCCCAAAGAGGTCGAAGCTCAAAGCATGTCTAACAACAGCATGAAAAACATCATCCCAACATCACATATTGGTGTGGCTATGTCTTAAATTGGCAAGAGCATCAACATCAAAATTAGCTTCACGAAGAACATGATGAAAAGAAACTTGCTCAAAGTAGACGGCAATACTTTTCATGTCCTTCATGATCTAAATGAGCTTCCGAGAGAACTTAAACTTTTGAGTTAACACAATTGATGATGAGGGAAGAATCGCCCTCAACTATCACTTTCTTGAGCTCCTTCTCTTTGGCTTTGTGGAGGCTATCCCTAAGAACTATTGTGTCTACTACCGGGACATTTGTTTTCCCGCAATGATGTGTACTTTTTTATGTTTACATAAATAAATAAATAAAAAAACAGAGACCAGGAAAGAACGATCCCTTTGAATCTTTGAGGCAGAAACAAAACCCCCAACTTCCCGCACCTTCTTGAACCAGAGAAGCTTCACGATGCCAAAGAAACAAACTTTACTCTGTTTTGTCAAAACCCAATGTGGTCATCATCCTTACGCAGAACCTCAAATATGAAATGTCTCTTCATCTCAGCCCAACAATCACTCTCACCCTCTCCCAAACTCATTTGTAACCCTCACGTCACTCCTTCTCCTTCTCCTCCTCTCTTCTCCTCGGTAAGCTTCTCTCTCTTTCTCTATCTCAGTCTCTCCCTGTTTCCATTCTCACTCTAACCCACTACTCATATATTTCTAGGCTTCTTTTCTCCAACCAATCAAGAGCCCTGCAATTTGTGCGTTTGGTTCAAAGCCCAGAAGCTATTTCGTACGAGCACTTCACACCATGCAAAACCGAGAAGCCATTTCGTACCTGACGCAGAGCCAAGCTGCTGAGATCGATGAGATTCTCATGGGTCCTCTGGGTTTCAGTGTGGACCAGTTGATGGTTTGTTTTTTAAAGATTGGGTTTTTGTTAATGGAGGATTGTTGATAATGGGTTCGTTTCTGATTTGGGTTTTGCTTATTTTGTAGGAATTGGCTGGTTTGAGCGTGGCCACTTCAATAGCAGAGGTAAAGTTTTGTTTTTTTTTTTTTTTTTTTTTTTGTGGTTCTTGTTTTTGAGTTCATGATCGTGTGTTATGAACTATAATATGAGTATAATCATAACTTGCTCATAGTGTTTACGTACTTAGTTATCTGAACATGTGTTCGAATTTGAGTTGTAAATGGGGTGTGGTGGATATAGTATTCTGTTGAGGGATGAATGAGATTATGCTAATATACTAGGATTTGCGAGAATTTAGTAGGAATGAGGAACTGTACTTGGATGATATGATCATGTATGCTTGTGTTTCAATTTTATTTGGCAGGTCTATAAACCAAGCGAGTATAATCGTGTCCTCACGATTTGTGGCCCTGGAAACAATGGCGGTGATGGTCTTGTGGCTGCTCGTCACCTGCATCACTTTGGATATAAGCCATTTATCTGTTATCCAAAGCGTACTGCTAAGCCTCTTTATACTGGTCTGGTCACTCAAGTAAGGAATATAACTTAAACTTCAAGTTCTTGAGTGCTTTGTTTATTATATGCATATATATGGGGCTGGTTGATTTTCAGTGGAGGCCTATATATTTTGAATGATATTCTTATCCAGTGGAGTAATTATGCAGCTGGAATCACTGTCAGTCCCTTTCATATCTGTAGAAGATCTGCCTTTGGACTTGTCAAAGGACTTTGACATAGTTGTAGATGCAATGTTTGGGTTTTCATTCCATGGTAATTACTACTTCTCTTCATTTCTAGTTGATCTTTTCCTTTTTCCCATTCATATTGTTAAAGGACGTTGATACAAGTACTCTTATTCTTCTTGAAATGTGGTCCATGTGTATAAAGAATGTGAACATGAAAACCTATACATCACGTTTTTGTAGAATTTTTTAAACTACTGAACAATGGATGCATGAAATTTCTCCGGTATACTCATGCATCAGCATAAATTCTGCACTGTTATTTCTCCCATATACTGTGACTCTTTTCATAGCAAACCATCAACTTTCCCAGTTTGCCCAACTACGTAGGATTTCAGAACAGGCCTTTTAGTAAATCTAACTATATCATTCTATGGCCTTTGAGCCTGTTTGCCCAATTCTAATCCATTTTGATGTCATCAGTTTCATGTCATCTCATTTGCCTGTTTGCTTCATTGGTTGCGATAAATTTTAGGTCCTTTTGGATGTATGTACATTGGCCTTATTGAACAAAAAAAATATTGCTCCTCGGAACTCCCACTTCTTCAATTTTATTCTTGTACAGATGCATATGTTGCGATTATAACATAGTTAGAATGTAGTGCAGGAGGTGGTTCTGGAGTTCTTTACAGAGGTCAATACAATCTTCCTCATGTGAAGTTCATTGGACTTTTGTTGGTATCCTAGATTTTGTGGCAGACCTAGTCTTATATACATAATAGAATTAAGTTTTTCTTAGATAAGCACAAAGCCTTCGTAAAAATACAATTCAACAAATGACTTATAGATTTCTTGTCCCTTTATTATGCAGACCCTGGCACCTAATACTTGATACATCTCATCCACATTAGAGGTCTCCACTGTTGATTATTCTGATAGTTTTTTAAAAAGTTATATCTAACTCAATAATGTGGGATGCTTCAGGTGCTCCAAGGCCCCCTTTTGATAATCTGATACAAAAGCTTATTTGTATCAATCAATATGATCAGACACGCCAAAAGTCCTGTGTCGTTGTCTCCATAGATATCCCATCCGGGTGGCAGGTTGAAGGAGATGGTGGTCCGGAAGGCATTCAGCCCGACATGTTGGTATGTTCTTGAGGAACAGCTAAATGTGTGATTGATTACACATGATCTATATTTTTATTCTTGGTTTAAAGATATACCTAAGATAAATGTAATATGTAAATGTAATAAGCCATCTCATTGATGAAAACTTGGTACTTTCTAGGTTTCTCTGACTGCTCCAAAGTTGTGTGCGAAGAACTTTTGTGGTCCACACCATTTTCTGGGTGGTCGATTTGTCCCACCATCTATTGCTGATAAATTTAAGCTTCGTCTTCCCCCATATCCAGGCACTTCTATGTGTGTACGAATTGGAAAGCCTCCGCAAGTTGAAATTTCTGCTCTAAGAGAGAACTATATTTCTCCTGAGTTTCTTGAGGAACAGGTGGAGGCTGATCCCTTTGATCAGGTACGGATAAGTTAAACTACGTGCTGGTTTTGACTATGGTACATATAGTTGAAATCCAATCATATATTTGTAATCTCCAAATTTTCTTCTAGTTCCGCCAATGGTTTGACGATGTAGTGGCTGCTGGCTTAAGGGAACCAAACGCGATGGCCTTATCAACCGCTTGCAAGGATGGAAAACCGTAATTTCTGTTTCCTCTGTCTTTCTTGTTGTTTGTAAGTTATGCTTGGCAGACTCTTCAAATATGTTACACATTGACACCAAGGATTGTAGTCATTTAGTTTAACTCTCTGCAGTTTCACCTATGGAACATCATTTTCAGTTTAGATGTTATGATCATCATCATCATCATTAGTATTATCATTATAATTTTTTTTTGCTTAAATACATTTTTCCAATGTACATGGAACCTGTTGACCTCTTACTACTTTACTTGACATTATTTGTTTCTTCTACAGCTCATCACGAATGGTATTGCTGAAAGGATTTGATAAGAACGGTTTTGTCTGGTTAGTAGCGGTCTATTATTGCTGTGGCAGTTACATACATCAAGATTCTAACTTAGATGCCATTTATATTGTTAATTACATGCTATTGAATTTTATGCAGGTATACCAATTATGAAAGTCGAAAGGCACAGGAATTGTTTGAAAATCCTCATGCATCTCTTCTTTTCTATTGGGATGGTCTGAATCGTCAGGTAAACCATATTTTCTCTTTACGAGTAAATATTAGTATGTTTGGTCTATAGTATAGTGATGTACATAGGTTACACCTGCTAGTACCAGAAAACTGGATGACTAGATCATTGTTCACATCCCTTGTTAAAGTAGAATCAGACTTGCTTTCTAAATACTCAATGATAATCTGATGATTCAGAAACATTTATTTCGTACATAATTGATCAAAATAAGAATTTTGATTATTGACCTATTCTTCTATGAAAAATGATGGGATATTTACTATGTATAAATCCATTGGGCTTTCAATTGTTCATTGGAGAATTATATACCGCTAGTGATGTGTTGTACCAAGAGATGGGTATTAGTCTAGATTTGGGATAAGTAAATGGATGACATGAAATTTCCCTGCTTCCTAATGATTAGAAGCCATGGAATTCGAACGTAGTAAAAGTCAAATTGATAATTGGATTGAACTCATTGAAATGATATGTTTGCATGGTCATCAGACATGAGGTTTGTCATTGCGTTTGGTTACAAATTTTTCTTACCAGGTAAAACTCATATAGCATATGAAGTCATATATCGTGCCATCTATACCAACTTAAAACAGCACTGCCTTTCATTTTTATCTGGTGGTAGTGTTGCTTTCTTCCTTTTTTAACTGCAGTTTGTTAGAGCAAATGAAATTTGTTTTTGCAACGATCTATAAAACATGTGGCTAAGTATAGGATTTTGCGCCGGGCTTGCAGTTTAGATGTAACTTCTGTTCTGGAAAAAAACATGTAGATGTGTGATAATCTTGTATGTTGAAGACAATGTCTTAATAATATCTGTGATTTATAGGTGAGAGTGGAAGGATCTGTGCAGAAAGTTTCTGAGGAGGAATCTAACCAGTACTTCCATAGCCGCCCTCGAGGAAGTCAGATTGGAGCAATAGTTAGCAAGCAGGTCTGTTGTTACATAAATTTTGAAGGTGTGAAATATGATTTTTCTAGAATCTGTGGAAATATGATGTAATTAAACTGATATATTTGATCAATAAGAGAGATAGATAACCTGTTTGACCTTTCATTTGTTTACTTATTTTATGAAATAAATATTTAGGCAACTTGAATGTCAAATATACGAATAGTTATGTATTTGTTATTTCAACTTATCTGAGAAATTGTAAGGTATGAATGTGTAAATATAAAGCAAGGGTTACAATGTCAATGCTAAGAACAAGGTATAAGTGAGTGGGATGGTGGGTGAATGTAATGTTGTAGAAGCATCTACAGTTATCTTAATTCACCAGATTCACTATTATGTCATATTTTGTTCTACTTATTGATACTATTTATTTCCTCAAGGGAATTTGAATAACTTTTATTTCTTTCCTTCAGAGTACTATAGTTTCTGGAAGGCATGTTCTCTACAACCAATATAAAGAACTAGAGGAAAAATTCTCAGATGGGTAAAGCAGTTAGTGTATCTGGCTTTATTTAATCGTAATTTGTCC encodes the following:
- the LOC101310419 gene encoding pyridoxine/pyridoxamine 5'-phosphate oxidase 1, chloroplastic-like, whose protein sequence is MQNREAISYLTQSQAAEIDEILMGPLGFSVDQLMELAGLSVATSIAEVYKPSEYNRVLTICGPGNNGGDGLVAARHLHHFGYKPFICYPKRTAKPLYTGLVTQLESLSVPFISVEDLPLDLSKDFDIVVDAMFGFSFHGGGSGVLYRGAPRPPFDNLIQKLICINQYDQTRQKSCVVVSIDIPSGWQVEGDGGPEGIQPDMLVSLTAPKLCAKNFCGPHHFLGGRFVPPSIADKFKLRLPPYPGTSMCVRIGKPPQVEISALRENYISPEFLEEQVEADPFDQFRQWFDDVVAAGLREPNAMALSTACKDGKPSSRMVLLKGFDKNGFVWYTNYESRKAQELFENPHASLLFYWDGLNRQVRVEGSVQKVSEEESNQYFHSRPRGSQIGAIVSKQSTIVSGRHVLYNQYKELEEKFSDGSLIPKPKNWGGYRLKPEMFEFWQGQKSRLHDRLRYSPREINGQRVWKIERLAP